The DNA segment CTAATCCAAGTGAAGCTTATTTAAAGCAAGTGAAAGAAGAAGCACTACAGCAAAACATCACCACACTGCGTAACCGTGTAAACGAGTTAGGTGTGGCGGAGCCTGTTGTGCAGCGTCAAGGTGCTGAACGTATTATTGTTGAGCTACCAGGTGTTCAAGATACTGCGCGCGCAAAAGAGATTTTAAGTGCGACAGCATCGATTGAATTCCACATGGTTGACCAAAAAGCCGATGTTCAAGCTGCGATGAGTGGCCGAGTACCTGCTGGTTCTGAGCTTTATCAGCGCCGCACAGGTGGTCCAGTCGTATTGAAGAAAGCGGTTATGTTGACCGGTGATCATATTCAAGGTGCGCAGCCAAGTTTCGATGAATATAGCCGTCCTCAAGTATCAATTAACCTTGATGCTAAAGGTGGTTCAATCTTCTCTAATGTCACTAAAGATAACATCGGTAACCCGATGGCAACGCTATTTATCGAGTATAAAGATACCGGTGAAAAGAATGCCGACGGCAGCGTTAAGATGAAGAAGATTGAAGAAGTGATTTCGGTTGCTACCATTCAAGCGCGTCTTGGTCGTAACTTTGTTATCACAGGTCTTGAGCATGCAGAAGCACAGAACCTAGCGTTATTGCTACGTGCTGGTGCGCTAATTGCCCCTGTTTATATTGTTGAAGAACGTACCATTGGTCCAAGCCTAGGTCAGGAAAATATCGAAAACGGTATGCAAGCGATGATCTGGGGTATGGCTGTTGTCTTAATCTTCATGTTGGTTTACTACCGTGGTTTCGGCCTAATCGCAAACCTTGCGCTAACCGCTAACTTAGTGATGGTTGTGGGCGTGATGTCTATGATCCCAGGAGCTGTGCTAACTCTGCCAGGTATTGCCGGTATGGTGTTAACAGTCGGTATGGCGGTTGATGGTAACGTGCTGATTTACGAGCGTATTCGTGAAGAACTGCGTAATGGTCGTAGCGTACAGCAAGCGATTCATGAAGGATACGGTAACGCATTCTCAACTATCGCCGATGCGAACATCACTACCTTTATGACAGCGCTTATCTTATTTGCTGTGGGTACAGGTGCAGTGAAAGGCTTCGCGGTAACCCTAATGATCGGTATCGCCACTTCTATGTTTACTTGTATCGTAGGTACTCGTTCAATCGTGAACGCGATCTGGGGTGGTAAACGCGTGAAGAAACTGTCTATTTAAGGGGAAGTTGATAATGTTACAGATTTTAAATGTTAAAGGCACAGTCAACTTCCTGCGCCATGCACTGCCAATCAGCATATTCTCTGCTGTATTAGTGCTAGGCTCAATTGCTACCTTAGCGACAAAAGGTATTAACTGGGGCCTAGACTTTACTGGCGGTACGGTTGTAGAGCTTGAGTTTTCTAAGCCAGCTAACCTAAGTGCGATTCGCACTAACCTTTCTACAGAGGCTGTTGGTGGCGCCGTGGTACAGAACTTTGGTTCTAGCCGCGACGTGCTTATTCGTCTTCCTGTAAAAGATGATTTTAAGAGCGTAGATCAAGTTAACGACGTCATGGATGCCGTGACTAAGCTTGATTCATCGGTTATTCAAAAGCGTGTCGAATTTGTTGGACCACAGGTAGGTAAAGAACTTGCCGAGCAGGGCGGGTTAGCGGTTTTAGTCGCGCTAATCTGTATTCTGATCTATGTGTCATTCCGATTTGAATGGCGTTTAGCAGTTGGTTCGGTTGCGGCACTCGCGCACGATATTATCGTTACTTTAGGCGTATTTTCGCTGTTACAGCTTGAGTTCGATCTAACGGTATTAGCCGGTTTGTTAACCGTTGTGGGTTACTCGCTTAACGATACTATCGTGGTATTTGACCGTATTCGAGAGAACTTCCTAAAGTTGCGTAAGAGTACGCCTGAAGAAGTGGTTAATATTTCAATCACTCAGACCATGAGTCGTACTATTATTACAACTGGTACAACTTTGGTTGTGGTTGTCGCTTTGTTCCTTAAAGGTGGCACAATGATCCACGGCTTTGCGACTGCATTGCTGATGGGTATTTTTGTGGGTACCTTCTCGTCAATCTATGTGGCGAGCTTCTTGGCTATCAAGCTAGGCATTAATCGTGAACACATGATGCCTGTTGAAATCGAGAAAGAAGGTGCAGATCAAGACGCATTGATGCCTTAATCGGTATAAGCGTAAAAAAGCCACCGTTGAGGTGGCTTTTTTATGCGCTATTGGATGGCAATTATCTTTAATTTTTTGTAAAAACGAGTATAAACCCCATCTATTCTGCCTAGGCTAAGTATTTTCTGCTGTTCGAAAAAGCAGCGCTCGACAGGCTTGATGATTTAGCGTTAGCATGTAAACCTATTTTTTAAATAGCGCTTATAGTGTCTTAACCCTAAATTTGCCAAATAGAGCAATAGCAGTAGGAAATAACATGGAAGAGCAAACACGATTAGTTGCAGCAGGGAATCTGCTAGAGGCTCATACCTGGAAGGGTATGCTGGAGTCTAGTGGCATACAGGTTGAGTTAAAAGGAGAGGCGCTATTGGGTGGTGTTGGCGAATTACCAACGGGTATTCAAAATGTTGAGCTTTGGGTCGCAGAGAGTCAATATGAAAATGCTAAGACTCAAATGGCATCACTAAATGCGCAATGTCCCACATGGAAGTGTGTCAATTGCCATGAAATTAATGAATCAAGTTTCGAGCTCTGCTGGAATTGCAGTGCCGAACGCAGTGAGAAATACAGTTAATGAAACATAATCCGGCGTTTTTAGCTTTAGTAGAAAGTATTTTACCTCAGATCACCGAAGTGACAGTTGAGCAATATCAGTCGATGGCAGGCTGGGATTTACTTGACGTTCGAGAAGACTCGGAGTGGCAACAAGGCCGCTTACCTAATTCACAACACCTAGGACGTGGTATTATCGAGAGAGACATTGAAACGCGTTTTCCCGATAAACAAAGCCCATTGGTTTTGTATTGTGGCGGTGGCTATCGTTCAGCACTGGCTGCAAATAACCTTCAAGTTATGGGTTATTCGAAAGTGGTATCGTTGGCGGGTGGTTATAAAGCGTGGCTTGAGCGAAAATTGCCGATAGAACACGACTAAACAAGTCGTAAACTATCGCAAAGGTACAGCTCATCAATGCAATATTTTCCGCTATTTATAGATACTCAATCACTTAAAGTACTTATAGTTGGGGCTGGTGATGTTGCCAGCTGCAAACTCGATCTGCTTAGCAGAACAGATGCGAATATTAGGGTTATTGCCATTGATGCATGCCAAGATGTTCTCAATTACGCACAGAGCAAGCGTATTAGCCTTGCGCTGCGAGCGGTCAATGAGTCAGATATTAAAGACTGCGATTTAGTTTACCTTTGCACTGCCAATACCGCGCTCAATGAGCGTCTTGCTGAAATAGCTAAAACGCAAGGGATCTGGGCTAATGTTGTCGATAACCCTAAGTTTTGCCGTTTTATCACCCCGTCAATTGTCGACAGAGGTCGATTACAAATTGCCATCAGTACGGCGGGCGCTGCGCCAGTTTATGCTAGAGAGCTTAGATCCCGTTTAGAGTCTTGGTTGCCACTTTCTATTACACCGCTGTTTGACTTTATTGCTGAGCGTCGAGA comes from the Shewanella halifaxensis HAW-EB4 genome and includes:
- the secD gene encoding protein translocase subunit SecD, yielding MLNKYPMWKNLMVIVIIAIGGFYAIPNLFGEDHAVQVVATRGAEVSASTLSTVNEVLKSKGIAVKRSELENGQLLVRLNNGEEQLVAKEIISDALGDKYTVALNLAPATPEWLEAMGGSPMKLGLDLRGGVHFLMEVDMGEALRKMSEAKVADFRTDLRAEKIRYAGIRNGAKGIEIKFRDAETLTKAENFLKSRSNDMVFVDKTVGDDYVLVANPSEAYLKQVKEEALQQNITTLRNRVNELGVAEPVVQRQGAERIIVELPGVQDTARAKEILSATASIEFHMVDQKADVQAAMSGRVPAGSELYQRRTGGPVVLKKAVMLTGDHIQGAQPSFDEYSRPQVSINLDAKGGSIFSNVTKDNIGNPMATLFIEYKDTGEKNADGSVKMKKIEEVISVATIQARLGRNFVITGLEHAEAQNLALLLRAGALIAPVYIVEERTIGPSLGQENIENGMQAMIWGMAVVLIFMLVYYRGFGLIANLALTANLVMVVGVMSMIPGAVLTLPGIAGMVLTVGMAVDGNVLIYERIREELRNGRSVQQAIHEGYGNAFSTIADANITTFMTALILFAVGTGAVKGFAVTLMIGIATSMFTCIVGTRSIVNAIWGGKRVKKLSI
- the secF gene encoding protein translocase subunit SecF; translated protein: MLQILNVKGTVNFLRHALPISIFSAVLVLGSIATLATKGINWGLDFTGGTVVELEFSKPANLSAIRTNLSTEAVGGAVVQNFGSSRDVLIRLPVKDDFKSVDQVNDVMDAVTKLDSSVIQKRVEFVGPQVGKELAEQGGLAVLVALICILIYVSFRFEWRLAVGSVAALAHDIIVTLGVFSLLQLEFDLTVLAGLLTVVGYSLNDTIVVFDRIRENFLKLRKSTPEEVVNISITQTMSRTIITTGTTLVVVVALFLKGGTMIHGFATALLMGIFVGTFSSIYVASFLAIKLGINREHMMPVEIEKEGADQDALMP
- a CDS encoding putative signal transducing protein, giving the protein MEEQTRLVAAGNLLEAHTWKGMLESSGIQVELKGEALLGGVGELPTGIQNVELWVAESQYENAKTQMASLNAQCPTWKCVNCHEINESSFELCWNCSAERSEKYS
- a CDS encoding rhodanese-like domain-containing protein, with product MKHNPAFLALVESILPQITEVTVEQYQSMAGWDLLDVREDSEWQQGRLPNSQHLGRGIIERDIETRFPDKQSPLVLYCGGGYRSALAANNLQVMGYSKVVSLAGGYKAWLERKLPIEHD
- a CDS encoding precorrin-2 dehydrogenase/sirohydrochlorin ferrochelatase family protein — protein: MQYFPLFIDTQSLKVLIVGAGDVASCKLDLLSRTDANIRVIAIDACQDVLNYAQSKRISLALRAVNESDIKDCDLVYLCTANTALNERLAEIAKTQGIWANVVDNPKFCRFITPSIVDRGRLQIAISTAGAAPVYARELRSRLESWLPLSITPLFDFIAERREEVQQRIPVFKHRRVFWEQFFNRNASRFDSETERHYQESFASKSSIGELVLIDCSTPADLLPIGAMPYLQKIEVTYSKQPVPFELNELLRRDASFSCSYNDESIGLRLAAGESCLVYGDTDEVLGLARRFPNAKYLKPGSF